A DNA window from Trichosurus vulpecula isolate mTriVul1 chromosome 2, mTriVul1.pri, whole genome shotgun sequence contains the following coding sequences:
- the LOC118836434 gene encoding biogenesis of lysosome-related organelles complex 1 subunit 2-like, which produces MNEFPVQVETGHTRHHCFPPLWSSLVFCESSSKTPAVEVQVCLGKTSTFDDAVVETVEEATEPAEADITGLCQDVFSKMATYLMGELTATSEDYKLLENMNKLTSLKYLEMKDIAVNISRNLKDLNQKYAALQPYLDQITLIEEQGAALEQAGYKLDAYSKKLEAKYKKLEKR; this is translated from the exons ATGAATGAGTTCCCTGTGCAGGTGGAAACTGGGCACACTCGCCACCATTGTTTTCCACCTTTGTGGTCCTCCCTTGTGTTCTGTGAGAGCAGTTCTAAAACTCCTGCTGTGGAGGTGCAGGTGTGtttagggaagactagtacctttG ATGATGCTGTGGTGGAGACGGTGGAGGAGGCCACGGAGCCCGCCGAGGCAGATATCACTGGGCTGTGCCAGGAcgtgttctccaaaatggccacgTACCTGATGGGTGAGCTCACAGCTaccagtgaagactataaacttctggaaaatatgaacaaactgactagcttgaagtatctagaaatgaaagatattgcagtaaacataagtagaaacctaaaggacttaaaccagaaatatgcagcccttcagccttatctggatcagatcactCTAATTGAGGAGCAAGGAGCAGCTCTTGAGCAGGCAGGTTACAAGttggatgcatattcaaagaaactagaagcaaagtacaagaagttagagaagcgatga